From one Macellibacteroides fermentans genomic stretch:
- a CDS encoding beta-N-acetylhexosaminidase: protein MLLSKQICKKLLLSAAVCFLSFSDGVPVSAQQVHIIPKPAEMQVKDGFFRVNKSTVVVLPDKLPSSELLHDMMDHAVAGSKGGTLKIARHDVKKNAIRFVLDKTNPDKATESYSLEVDGKGVTITSGSDKGLFYGAQTLLQLMSKDGIAFASIKDEPRFPYRGYHLDVSRNFFPKEFILKMLDWMAFYKLNTFHWHLTDGAGWRIEIDAYPKLTSDAAFRPIADWKTWWDGDRKFVPEGTPGAYGGYYTKKEVREVVAYAASKHITVIPEIEMPGHSEEVFVAYPELSCSGIPYKNSDFCIGNDSTFTFVEQVLTEVMELFPSRLIHIGGDEASKKAWGECPKCQQRMKNEGLSDLDELQSYMIRRVEKFLNSKGRRLVGWDEIIEGGLAPEATVMSWRGVEGGIKAAKDGHDVIMTPGNYMYFDFYQADPKTQPAAIGGFTPVKQVYSYNPMPAELNETEGKHILGVQANTWTEYMPNADHVEYMVFPRLLALAEVAWTTQELRTWADFKPRMNSHVNLLKKGGVNAFTLSDDIEITMAVDTLNRQIKVMFDAEKYPAEIRYTTDGSMPTTASAIYKDTILVKDSAWIKAAIFRNGVMQGTPSEKKVDYHKGINRPIHYNSKLYKGYMAGGMNALLDGYRGGLTYLDGRWQGYLNDLDCVVDMGEKADLHKVSVRFMQLTGPGVFQPGEVSLLTSEDGVNFTLQQTIKTVVPKEESNLAFQEYTFQGNWKGRFVRLQASEVNNGFIFADEIVIW, encoded by the coding sequence ATGTTATTGTCAAAACAAATCTGTAAAAAGCTTCTGCTATCTGCTGCAGTATGCTTTTTATCTTTTTCTGATGGTGTACCTGTATCAGCACAGCAGGTTCATATTATTCCCAAACCGGCAGAGATGCAGGTTAAGGATGGATTCTTCAGGGTTAATAAATCAACCGTAGTTGTGTTGCCGGATAAGTTGCCTTCATCTGAGTTGTTGCACGACATGATGGATCACGCTGTTGCAGGATCAAAGGGTGGTACGTTAAAAATAGCCAGACACGATGTAAAAAAGAATGCCATACGCTTTGTGTTGGATAAAACCAATCCGGATAAAGCTACGGAGTCTTATTCGTTAGAGGTAGATGGCAAAGGGGTTACGATTACTTCGGGCTCCGACAAGGGATTATTTTACGGTGCGCAGACTCTTTTGCAATTAATGAGTAAGGATGGAATTGCTTTTGCTTCAATTAAGGATGAACCTCGTTTCCCGTACAGAGGTTACCACCTGGATGTGTCACGCAATTTCTTTCCAAAGGAGTTTATCCTCAAGATGCTCGACTGGATGGCGTTTTACAAATTAAACACGTTTCATTGGCATCTTACGGACGGAGCGGGATGGCGTATCGAAATCGATGCCTATCCGAAGCTGACGTCTGATGCTGCATTCAGACCGATTGCCGACTGGAAGACCTGGTGGGATGGCGACCGGAAGTTTGTTCCGGAAGGTACACCCGGTGCTTACGGAGGATACTATACAAAGAAAGAAGTACGTGAAGTGGTGGCGTATGCTGCCTCAAAGCATATTACAGTGATTCCTGAGATTGAAATGCCGGGACATTCCGAAGAGGTGTTCGTAGCATATCCCGAATTGAGTTGTTCGGGTATTCCCTATAAGAACAGCGATTTTTGTATCGGTAACGATTCTACTTTTACATTTGTGGAACAGGTGCTTACCGAGGTGATGGAATTGTTCCCATCCAGATTGATCCATATCGGAGGGGATGAAGCATCCAAGAAAGCATGGGGTGAGTGCCCGAAATGTCAGCAACGGATGAAGAACGAAGGTCTGTCTGATCTGGATGAACTGCAGAGCTACATGATCAGACGTGTGGAGAAGTTTCTTAATTCGAAAGGACGCAGACTGGTTGGTTGGGATGAAATTATTGAAGGTGGTCTGGCTCCGGAAGCAACCGTTATGTCTTGGCGGGGTGTTGAAGGTGGCATAAAGGCGGCCAAAGATGGTCACGATGTGATTATGACCCCGGGTAATTATATGTATTTCGATTTCTATCAGGCGGATCCTAAAACTCAACCGGCTGCGATCGGAGGGTTTACTCCTGTAAAGCAGGTGTATAGTTACAACCCGATGCCGGCAGAATTGAATGAAACGGAGGGTAAGCATATATTGGGTGTTCAGGCAAATACCTGGACAGAATACATGCCCAATGCCGATCATGTAGAATACATGGTGTTTCCCCGTCTGCTTGCCTTGGCCGAAGTGGCATGGACAACGCAGGAGTTACGTACCTGGGCCGACTTTAAACCCAGAATGAACAGTCATGTAAATCTGTTGAAGAAGGGGGGCGTGAATGCCTTTACGCTATCGGACGATATTGAAATAACAATGGCTGTAGATACCCTGAATAGGCAGATCAAAGTGATGTTTGATGCAGAGAAATATCCGGCGGAAATACGGTACACGACAGACGGATCAATGCCTACTACAGCTTCGGCAATATACAAAGATACCATCCTGGTAAAAGATTCGGCCTGGATTAAGGCGGCTATTTTCCGTAACGGAGTAATGCAGGGAACTCCCTCCGAGAAAAAGGTGGATTATCATAAAGGGATAAACCGCCCTATCCATTATAACAGTAAGCTTTATAAAGGCTACATGGCCGGAGGTATGAATGCTTTACTGGACGGATACCGAGGGGGACTTACTTACCTGGACGGTCGTTGGCAGGGATACCTGAATGACCTGGATTGCGTAGTGGATATGGGAGAAAAGGCAGACCTGCATAAAGTGTCTGTCCGTTTCATGCAGCTTACAGGACCGGGGGTGTTCCAGCCGGGCGAGGTTAGTCTGTTAACCTCCGAAGATGGTGTGAACTTTACCCTGCAGCAGACTATCAAGACGGTGGTACCTAAAGAAGAAAGCAACCTTGCTTTCCAGGAATATACATTTCAAGGTAACTGGAAAGGACGTTTTGTCCGTTTGCAGGCATCCGAAGTAAATAATGGATTTATCTTTGCGGATGAAATCGTGATTTGGTAA
- the trxA gene encoding thioredoxin: protein MKKIALFMVLGIITLASCNAKEAGNKTAQNEINKKENNSNSKTESKMKTIHLTKAEFLTKVANYEANPQEWKYLGDRPAIIDFYADWCGPCKSIAPVLEELAAEYDGQIYIYKINTETEQELASAFGIRSIPSLLFVPMNEAPQMAQGAMPKSAFKEAIETVLLKKK from the coding sequence ATGAAAAAAATAGCCTTATTTATGGTGCTTGGAATTATTACCCTCGCTTCGTGCAATGCTAAGGAGGCAGGTAATAAAACAGCTCAGAACGAAATTAATAAAAAAGAAAATAATTCAAATTCAAAAACAGAAAGTAAGATGAAAACAATTCATTTAACTAAAGCAGAATTTTTAACAAAGGTTGCTAACTATGAAGCAAATCCTCAGGAGTGGAAATATTTGGGAGACAGACCCGCCATCATCGATTTTTATGCCGATTGGTGTGGACCCTGTAAGTCGATTGCTCCCGTGCTGGAAGAACTGGCTGCCGAATACGATGGTCAGATTTACATCTACAAGATAAACACGGAAACAGAACAAGAGCTGGCCTCTGCATTTGGTATCCGCAGTATTCCTTCGTTACTGTTCGTTCCTATGAACGAAGCCCCTCAGATGGCTCAGGGAGCTATGCCTAAATCGGCCTTTAAAGAGGCTATTGAGACTGTATTGCTTAAGAAAAAGTAA
- a CDS encoding DUF302 domain-containing protein, translated as MDTSKPIAHPFFIENESLYGFEHTVELLSAKITEIGWKISMTHDLQETLRKNGKDVLPVKVIELCKPDYSVQLLKEDSERIYSSLMPCRISVYTTTDGKTHISRMNSQLLASQIGGVVEKVMGTAFADIENILKTMIRK; from the coding sequence ATGGACACTTCAAAACCCATCGCACACCCGTTCTTTATTGAGAACGAGAGTCTGTACGGATTCGAACATACCGTAGAGCTGTTATCTGCCAAGATAACAGAAATAGGTTGGAAAATATCAATGACACACGATCTGCAGGAAACGTTGCGAAAGAATGGAAAGGATGTCCTGCCCGTAAAGGTTATTGAGCTCTGCAAGCCGGATTATTCCGTGCAGCTGTTGAAGGAAGACAGCGAACGGATCTATTCTTCGCTGATGCCCTGCCGCATCTCTGTATATACCACCACCGATGGGAAGACTCATATCTCCCGGATGAATTCGCAATTGCTGGCTTCACAAATCGGAGGAGTGGTAGAAAAAGTAATGGGTACCGCATTTGCAGATATAGAGAACATACTGAAAACAATGATCAGGAAGTAG
- a CDS encoding NAD(P)H-dependent flavin oxidoreductase yields MNRICDLFGIKYPVIQGGMVWCSGWRLASAVSNAGGLGLIGAGSMHPEVLREHIQKCKKATDNPFGVNVPLMYPEIETIMNILVEEGVKIVFTSAGSPKKWTGFLKKHDVTVVHVVSSALFAAKCEEAGVDAIVAEGFEAGGHNGREETTTLCLIPSVRKATSLPLLAAGGIGTGEAMYAAMALGADGVQIGTRFALTHESSASSAFKDFCLKLNEGDTRLMLKKLAPTRLAKNEFFNEVEEAENRGATPEEMRELLGRGRAKKGIFEGDLMEGELEIGQVSAIINECPTVDSVMHQLISSFNETAARLSDTRF; encoded by the coding sequence ATGAATCGGATTTGTGATTTATTCGGAATTAAATACCCTGTAATCCAGGGAGGTATGGTATGGTGCAGTGGATGGAGACTGGCATCGGCAGTAAGTAACGCAGGTGGATTAGGGTTGATTGGAGCTGGCTCCATGCATCCCGAGGTGCTTCGCGAACATATTCAAAAATGCAAGAAAGCAACCGACAATCCCTTCGGTGTCAATGTACCCCTGATGTATCCCGAAATAGAAACGATTATGAACATCCTGGTAGAAGAGGGTGTCAAGATCGTCTTCACCTCTGCCGGAAGTCCAAAGAAATGGACCGGCTTCCTTAAAAAACACGATGTTACCGTGGTGCATGTTGTATCCAGCGCTCTGTTTGCAGCAAAGTGTGAAGAGGCCGGCGTAGATGCCATCGTTGCCGAGGGATTCGAGGCCGGAGGTCATAACGGTCGGGAAGAGACTACCACCCTTTGCCTTATTCCTTCCGTCCGCAAGGCTACATCGCTTCCATTGCTTGCAGCAGGAGGCATCGGTACAGGCGAAGCCATGTACGCCGCCATGGCATTGGGAGCCGACGGTGTACAGATAGGTACCCGTTTTGCCCTTACGCATGAAAGCTCGGCAAGCAGTGCTTTCAAAGATTTCTGTCTGAAACTTAATGAGGGAGACACCCGTCTTATGCTCAAGAAGCTGGCCCCTACCCGATTGGCAAAGAACGAGTTTTTCAACGAAGTGGAAGAGGCAGAGAACCGTGGTGCCACTCCGGAAGAAATGCGCGAATTATTAGGCAGGGGACGTGCAAAGAAAGGTATATTTGAAGGCGACCTGATGGAAGGTGAGCTAGAGATAGGACAAGTTTCCGCAATCATCAACGAATGTCCTACAGTAGATTCCGTGATGCATCAACTGATCAGCTCGTTCAACGAAACAGCGGCCCGTTTATCGGATACCAGGTTCTGA
- a CDS encoding LexA family protein, which yields MVTKLHSSASLDLYSASGDNETEIPLIGGVKAGFPSPAQDFIAQAIDLNKYIIKHPAATYFALVNGVSMDTDLSEGDLLVVDRSLDPQDGKIAVCFVDGEFTVKKIRIEKDRCLLVPSNPDYPVIEVNKDNDFTIWGIVTYVIKKV from the coding sequence ATGGTAACCAAGCTACATTCGTCCGCCAGCCTTGACCTTTACTCCGCTTCCGGAGATAACGAAACCGAAATTCCATTGATTGGTGGAGTTAAGGCGGGATTTCCTTCGCCGGCTCAAGACTTTATAGCTCAGGCGATCGATTTGAACAAATACATCATAAAACATCCGGCAGCTACCTATTTTGCTTTGGTAAACGGTGTATCGATGGATACCGACCTGAGCGAAGGCGATCTGTTGGTGGTAGATCGTAGTCTGGATCCGCAAGACGGAAAGATTGCCGTTTGCTTTGTTGACGGAGAGTTTACCGTCAAGAAAATCCGTATTGAAAAAGACCGGTGCCTGCTTGTACCCTCCAACCCCGACTATCCGGTAATAGAGGTGAACAAGGATAACGATTTTACAATCTGGGGAATTGTCACCTATGTAATTAAAAAGGTATAA
- a CDS encoding Y-family DNA polymerase: MFALVDCNNFYASCERMFNPSLNGKPVVVLSNNDGCVIARSNEAKALGVGMAVPAFQIQHLVERNQIAVFSANFPLYGDMSQRVMSILSGYSPEQEIYSIDECFLNLDGIQEDFTDYGLRMRSHVLKWTGIPVSVGIAPTKTLAKVANHIAKKFHDRTGGSYVIDSELRRIKALKWLKVEDVWGIGRRQAIKLKAIGVQTAYEFSLLDKEWVRRHMTINGVKLLEELNGLKAHELELKEKRQSIAITRTFEKEYTKQEEISERITTFAVTAAEKLRRQKSFCRSLIVFISTNRFGDACEQYSNSLHVKLPFPTSSSIELSKAATSALDRIFKNDFRYKRAGVILMDFINETELQPSLFFNSDPRHKSLMQTIDKLNNKFGNPVLKLAAQEFRTWKMKQEHLSPRYTTNINEVIRVKLI, from the coding sequence ATGTTTGCTCTGGTTGACTGTAATAATTTTTATGCCTCCTGCGAAAGGATGTTCAATCCGTCGCTCAACGGTAAACCCGTCGTCGTTCTTTCCAATAACGATGGATGTGTTATCGCACGAAGCAACGAAGCAAAAGCATTGGGCGTAGGGATGGCTGTACCGGCGTTTCAGATTCAACATCTGGTAGAACGTAACCAAATTGCCGTATTCTCTGCCAATTTCCCTTTGTATGGAGATATGAGTCAGCGGGTTATGAGCATACTATCCGGGTATAGTCCGGAACAGGAGATATACAGTATCGACGAATGTTTTTTGAATCTGGATGGGATACAGGAAGATTTTACGGACTACGGACTACGCATGAGGTCTCATGTACTTAAATGGACCGGAATACCTGTCAGCGTAGGCATTGCCCCTACCAAAACGTTGGCGAAAGTGGCCAATCACATTGCTAAAAAGTTTCACGACCGTACGGGAGGCAGTTATGTGATTGATTCGGAGCTGCGTCGTATCAAAGCACTAAAGTGGCTTAAGGTGGAAGATGTTTGGGGTATAGGACGCCGGCAAGCCATTAAATTAAAAGCTATCGGTGTACAAACCGCCTACGAGTTTTCACTACTGGACAAAGAGTGGGTAAGGCGCCATATGACTATCAACGGAGTAAAATTACTGGAAGAACTGAACGGGCTGAAAGCCCACGAATTGGAATTAAAAGAGAAAAGACAAAGCATTGCCATCACGCGGACTTTCGAGAAAGAATATACCAAACAGGAAGAGATTAGTGAGAGAATCACCACCTTTGCCGTAACAGCAGCCGAAAAACTCCGGAGGCAAAAATCGTTTTGCCGTTCATTGATTGTTTTTATCTCAACCAATCGATTTGGCGATGCATGCGAACAATACAGCAATAGCCTTCATGTTAAATTACCGTTTCCAACCTCTTCGTCCATCGAATTGAGTAAGGCTGCCACCTCTGCATTAGATCGCATCTTTAAAAATGACTTCCGTTATAAAAGAGCCGGAGTGATACTGATGGATTTTATTAATGAAACAGAGCTTCAACCCTCTCTGTTCTTTAATTCGGATCCACGTCATAAATCGCTGATGCAAACGATAGACAAACTGAATAATAAATTTGGAAATCCGGTACTCAAGCTTGCAGCCCAGGAGTTCCGCACCTGGAAAATGAAACAGGAACATCTCTCTCCACGCTATACAACCAACATCAACGAGGTGATCAGAGTGAAGCTGATCTAG
- a CDS encoding YebC/PmpR family DNA-binding transcriptional regulator → MGRAFEYRKARKMKRWGNMARVFTKLGKEITIAVKTGGPDPETNPRLRVLIQTSKKENMPKENVERAIKKASSKDFTDYKEMNYEGYGPYGIAIFVETATDNTTRTVANVRSYFNKLGGSLGTTGSLEFLFDHKCVFHVAKKEGISLEDLELELIDYGVDELEEDENEIVIYGEFAQNSNIQKYLEENGFEISSAEFERIPNDTKSVTPEQREQIEKLIDKLEDDEDVQNVFHNMKEEDEE, encoded by the coding sequence ATGGGAAGAGCGTTCGAATATCGTAAAGCGAGAAAAATGAAACGTTGGGGTAATATGGCCCGTGTTTTTACAAAATTGGGTAAGGAAATTACCATTGCAGTAAAAACAGGAGGACCCGACCCCGAAACCAATCCCCGTCTGCGTGTGCTTATTCAGACTTCCAAGAAAGAGAACATGCCCAAAGAAAACGTGGAACGCGCCATCAAGAAGGCAAGCTCCAAGGATTTTACGGACTACAAGGAGATGAACTACGAGGGATACGGACCATACGGTATCGCTATCTTTGTAGAAACAGCCACAGACAATACCACCCGTACAGTGGCCAACGTACGCAGCTATTTCAATAAACTTGGCGGATCGCTGGGAACTACAGGTAGCCTGGAATTTCTTTTCGACCACAAGTGTGTATTCCACGTAGCTAAGAAAGAGGGTATCTCGTTGGAAGACCTCGAGCTGGAATTGATCGACTACGGAGTGGATGAGCTGGAAGAAGACGAAAACGAAATTGTAATTTACGGCGAATTCGCTCAAAATTCAAACATCCAGAAATACCTGGAAGAAAACGGATTTGAAATCAGCAGCGCCGAGTTTGAACGTATCCCCAACGATACAAAATCTGTAACACCCGAACAGCGTGAGCAGATTGAGAAGCTTATCGATAAGCTGGAAGACGATGAAGATGTACAAAACGTTTTCCATAATATGAAGGAGGAAGACGAGGAGTAA
- the pheT gene encoding phenylalanine--tRNA ligase subunit beta yields the protein MNISYNWLKEYLDFDLQPEEVAAALTSIGLETGGVEEVQTIKGGLEGLVIGEVLTCEEHPNSDHLHVTTVNVGQGDPLQIVCGAPNVAAGQKVVVAVNGTKLYDGEESFTIKRSKIRGIESNGMICAEDEIGIGTDHAGIIVLPETAVVGTLAKDYYNVKSDYVLEVDITPNRVDATSHYGVARDLAAYLKQNKVKATLTRPSVETFKIDDPSPAIEVVVENTEACPRYSGITIKGVTVKESPEWLQNRLNVIGLRPINNIVDITNYILHELGQPLHAFDAAKVAGGKVVVKTQPEGTSFVTLDGVTRTLTDRDLMICNASEAMCIGGVFGGLDSGVTEATTDVFLESAYFHPTWIRKTARRFGLNTDASFRFERGLDPNNTLYVLKRAALLIKEIAGGTICGQIQDVYPEVVKPYSVSVTYNKINTLIGKEIPAETVKSILESLEMEIVSESAEGLQLNVPVYRVDVQRDVDVIEDILRIYGYNNVDFSDSVKSNLSYKTPTDRSYELQQLISEQLCGSGFNEIMNNSLTRAGYYEGLSTYPASHAVMLMNPLSADLNCMRQTLLFGGLESIAHNRNRKNGDIKFFEFGNCYDYDTDKIKENETLSAFTEEFRLGLWVSGNKVSNNWAHADEKATVYELKAYVENILVRLGVNTGKLVFGNLTNDIYSAALSITTGAGRQLGTLGVVNKKLCKGMDIDGEVYYAELSWTLLMKEIKKSKVTYSEISKFPAVKRDLALLLNKSVQFAEIQKIAFDSDRKLLKKVELFDVYEGKNLLPGKKSYAVSFYLQDEEKTLTDKQIDAIMKKIQTNLEQKLEAQLR from the coding sequence ATGAATATATCTTACAACTGGCTGAAGGAATATCTTGATTTTGATTTACAGCCTGAAGAAGTTGCCGCAGCGCTTACCTCTATTGGTCTGGAAACAGGCGGTGTAGAAGAGGTTCAAACAATTAAAGGCGGATTGGAAGGTCTGGTAATAGGTGAAGTGCTTACCTGCGAAGAGCATCCTAATTCGGATCACCTGCATGTAACAACCGTAAATGTGGGACAGGGTGACCCGTTGCAGATTGTGTGTGGTGCCCCCAACGTGGCAGCCGGACAGAAAGTAGTTGTTGCTGTAAATGGCACCAAGCTGTACGACGGCGAAGAATCCTTTACCATCAAGCGTTCTAAAATACGCGGTATCGAATCGAACGGAATGATCTGTGCCGAAGACGAAATCGGTATCGGAACCGACCATGCCGGAATCATCGTACTTCCCGAAACGGCTGTTGTAGGAACGCTGGCTAAAGACTATTATAATGTAAAGAGCGACTACGTGCTGGAGGTGGATATCACTCCCAACCGTGTAGATGCTACTTCGCACTACGGTGTGGCACGCGACCTGGCTGCCTACCTGAAACAAAATAAGGTGAAGGCTACGCTTACACGTCCTTCGGTAGAGACCTTTAAGATTGACGATCCTTCGCCTGCCATTGAAGTGGTGGTTGAAAACACGGAGGCTTGTCCGCGTTACTCGGGTATCACCATCAAAGGGGTGACCGTAAAGGAGAGCCCGGAATGGTTGCAGAACCGGTTGAACGTTATCGGTCTGCGCCCTATCAATAATATTGTAGACATTACAAATTACATACTTCATGAACTTGGTCAGCCGTTGCACGCTTTCGATGCGGCAAAGGTAGCCGGCGGTAAAGTGGTTGTAAAGACGCAGCCCGAAGGTACTTCCTTCGTTACGCTTGACGGGGTTACCCGCACCCTTACCGATCGCGACCTGATGATCTGTAACGCCTCCGAAGCCATGTGTATCGGCGGTGTATTTGGCGGTCTGGATTCGGGCGTAACCGAAGCGACTACCGACGTGTTCCTGGAATCGGCCTATTTCCATCCAACCTGGATTCGTAAGACAGCCCGTCGCTTCGGTCTGAATACGGATGCTTCGTTCCGTTTTGAACGTGGTCTGGATCCCAACAATACGTTATACGTGCTGAAACGTGCGGCCCTTCTTATCAAGGAGATTGCCGGAGGAACCATTTGCGGACAGATTCAGGATGTATATCCCGAAGTGGTTAAGCCTTACAGCGTTTCTGTAACTTACAACAAGATAAACACCCTGATTGGGAAAGAGATACCGGCCGAAACGGTTAAGAGTATCCTTGAAAGTCTGGAGATGGAGATCGTATCGGAATCTGCCGAAGGTCTGCAACTGAACGTTCCTGTATACCGTGTGGATGTACAACGCGACGTAGACGTGATTGAAGATATTCTGCGTATCTATGGCTACAACAACGTTGATTTCAGCGACAGCGTGAAGTCTAACCTGAGCTATAAGACTCCGACCGACCGTAGCTACGAACTGCAGCAGCTTATCTCGGAACAGCTTTGCGGAAGCGGATTCAACGAAATAATGAACAACTCGCTTACACGTGCGGGCTACTACGAAGGTTTGTCTACTTACCCTGCATCCCATGCGGTAATGTTGATGAATCCGCTTAGTGCCGACCTGAACTGTATGCGTCAGACGCTTCTGTTTGGTGGTTTGGAAAGTATTGCCCACAACCGCAACCGTAAGAACGGCGACATCAAGTTCTTCGAATTCGGTAACTGCTACGATTACGATACTGACAAAATAAAGGAAAACGAAACCTTATCGGCTTTCACCGAAGAATTCCGTCTCGGACTTTGGGTAAGCGGTAACAAGGTATCCAATAACTGGGCGCATGCCGACGAGAAAGCAACCGTTTACGAACTGAAAGCCTATGTTGAGAATATTCTGGTACGCTTGGGCGTGAACACAGGTAAGCTTGTATTCGGCAACCTGACGAACGACATCTATTCGGCTGCTCTCAGCATTACTACCGGTGCCGGTCGTCAGCTGGGTACACTGGGTGTTGTAAACAAGAAGCTATGCAAGGGGATGGACATAGACGGCGAGGTTTATTATGCCGAACTGTCGTGGACACTGCTTATGAAGGAGATTAAGAAGAGCAAGGTTACCTATAGCGAAATCTCAAAATTCCCTGCCGTTAAGCGCGACCTGGCTTTGTTGCTGAATAAGAGCGTACAGTTTGCCGAAATACAGAAAATTGCTTTCGACAGCGACCGCAAACTTCTTAAGAAAGTAGAGCTGTTCGACGTTTACGAAGGCAAGAACCTGTTGCCTGGTAAAAAGTCGTACGCCGTAAGCTTCTACCTTCAGGACGAAGAAAAGACGCTTACCGACAAGCAAATTGATGCCATCATGAAGAAGATTCAGACTAATCTGGAACAGAAGCTTGAGGCCCAACTAAGATAA
- a CDS encoding helix-turn-helix domain-containing protein, translated as MKSADLPLIDIIQINENIGHPHSFSNDLVIESLQTKFKAAENCEEYLAEDAPMSVRINGLCLILLTKGEVTINVDYLKFPLQANTLFFILPDHILEVQCKPEDLEGKIMVISKDMLSNMPKKNDDGDNSLQYMFLRKSPSVELTDEEVSVLDTLFTLIRKRAEAKEHLFHKEAIQSLIFHLFFELKNIIFKKNDIVPFELSRKEELFQQFLKLMFKHSREEHSVSFYAGKMCITPQYLSAVLKELTGKTTNNWIDHSLILDAKILLKTPNMTVQQVSDMLNFSNQSTFGKFFKKHTGQSPAEFRKGKQ; from the coding sequence ATGAAATCGGCTGATTTACCACTGATAGACATTATACAGATTAACGAAAATATCGGTCACCCCCACTCTTTTTCCAACGATTTGGTGATCGAATCGCTTCAAACAAAATTTAAAGCAGCAGAGAATTGTGAAGAGTATCTGGCGGAAGATGCTCCCATGAGCGTACGTATCAACGGACTTTGTCTGATTCTGCTTACTAAAGGAGAAGTTACCATCAACGTTGACTATCTTAAATTTCCTCTGCAGGCAAACACCCTGTTTTTTATTCTACCCGATCATATATTGGAAGTACAGTGCAAGCCCGAAGATCTGGAAGGAAAAATCATGGTGATATCGAAAGACATGCTTAGCAATATGCCTAAGAAGAACGATGACGGTGATAATTCGTTGCAGTATATGTTCTTACGTAAAAGCCCCAGTGTAGAGCTTACCGACGAAGAGGTATCCGTGCTTGACACCCTCTTTACTCTGATCCGCAAACGGGCCGAAGCCAAAGAGCACCTGTTTCATAAGGAGGCTATCCAGTCGCTGATATTCCACCTGTTCTTCGAACTTAAAAACATCATCTTTAAGAAGAACGACATCGTACCATTCGAACTATCACGTAAGGAAGAGCTGTTCCAGCAATTTCTGAAACTGATGTTCAAGCACAGCCGCGAAGAACACTCCGTTAGCTTCTATGCCGGCAAGATGTGCATCACCCCCCAGTACCTGTCGGCCGTCCTGAAGGAGCTCACCGGCAAGACCACCAACAACTGGATCGACCATTCGCTTATCCTGGATGCCAAGATATTACTTAAAACACCTAATATGACGGTGCAACAGGTGTCGGACATGCTTAACTTCTCCAACCAGTCCACCTTCGGTAAGTTCTTTAAAAAACATACCGGCCAATCGCCTGCCGAGTTCAGAAAAGGCAAGCAATAG
- a CDS encoding HAD family hydrolase, with the protein MIKGLIFDYGATIDSNGTHWAEVIWNQYQTAGVPISKANFRDAYVYAERALAVNPYIKPEDNFLRLMQVKIRIEFDYLLGEGILSKNDTTDSVIDAIATGCYEDARKSVEAAKATLDVLSARYPMVLVSNFYGNIQAVLDDFQLTSYFPVVIESAVVGVRKPDPAIFRLGVEALALQPEEVVVIGDSYRKDIQPAQSLGCDTIWIKGAGWDDSEAAVQHDKIITDIAQLQELL; encoded by the coding sequence ATGATTAAAGGTTTGATTTTTGACTATGGAGCCACCATCGATTCCAATGGTACGCATTGGGCGGAAGTTATCTGGAACCAATACCAGACGGCCGGTGTGCCTATCTCCAAAGCCAACTTTCGCGACGCGTATGTGTATGCCGAAAGAGCCCTGGCCGTAAATCCGTACATTAAACCGGAGGATAATTTCCTGCGGTTGATGCAGGTGAAGATCAGGATCGAGTTCGACTACCTGCTGGGCGAAGGGATCTTATCTAAGAACGATACAACCGATTCTGTAATCGATGCCATTGCCACCGGCTGTTACGAGGATGCCCGTAAGTCGGTTGAGGCTGCCAAGGCTACGCTGGATGTATTGTCTGCCCGTTATCCCATGGTGCTGGTATCCAATTTCTATGGTAATATTCAGGCTGTGCTGGATGACTTCCAACTAACATCCTATTTCCCGGTTGTGATTGAATCGGCCGTAGTGGGGGTGCGTAAACCGGATCCGGCTATTTTCCGTCTGGGAGTGGAGGCGCTTGCCCTGCAACCCGAAGAGGTGGTGGTGATAGGTGACTCGTACCGCAAAGATATTCAGCCTGCACAGTCGCTGGGATGCGACACAATCTGGATTAAAGGAGCCGGATGGGACGATTCCGAGGCGGCTGTTCAACACGATAAAATTATTACTGATATAGCGCAGCTACAGGAGCTTTTGTAA